A region of Saccharococcus thermophilus DNA encodes the following proteins:
- a CDS encoding DUF1273 domain-containing protein: MRVLAVTGYKPYELNIFSNNHPAVSYIQLAIRQRLLPLLDEGLEWIVISGQLGVELWAAETAYDLRMEYPQLQVAILTPFLNQEERWNEMNREYYEWIVSQADFVDSITKRPYESPAQFRWKNEWIVRKSDGLLIVYDEEKEGTPKYMLEVAKRKENYAIFPITFSDLQAIIEEVQFNET, translated from the coding sequence ATGAGAGTGCTTGCGGTCACAGGATATAAACCGTATGAGCTCAATATTTTTTCCAATAATCATCCGGCTGTTTCCTATATCCAATTAGCGATTCGCCAACGTTTGCTTCCGCTGTTAGATGAAGGACTGGAATGGATTGTCATTAGCGGACAGTTGGGGGTAGAGCTTTGGGCAGCGGAAACGGCGTATGATTTACGAATGGAATATCCCCAGTTGCAAGTTGCTATTCTTACACCGTTTTTGAATCAAGAAGAACGATGGAATGAAATGAATCGTGAATATTATGAATGGATTGTGTCACAAGCTGATTTTGTCGACAGTATTACAAAACGGCCATACGAAAGTCCTGCACAGTTTCGCTGGAAAAATGAATGGATCGTCCGAAAAAGTGATGGTTTACTTATCGTTTATGATGAGGAAAAAGAAGGAACTCCGAAATATATGTTAGAAGTTGCGAAGCGAAAAGAAAATTACGCCATTTTTCCCATTACGTTTTCTGATTTACAAGCTATTATAGAAGAAGTGCAGTTCAATGAAACGTAA
- a CDS encoding CotD family spore coat protein — MFCRPHVVAPIIHPPQCCVQHHFGATIVPHIHPSHTTHVNHHLFQHQHYFPHTESVVNEVANQHCHFPGPGPFPPGPTPFPLGY; from the coding sequence ATGTTTTGCAGACCACATGTAGTGGCACCGATTATCCATCCACCACAATGTTGTGTACAACATCATTTTGGAGCAACGATCGTACCACACATTCATCCATCGCATACGACACATGTTAACCATCATCTTTTCCAACATCAACATTATTTCCCGCATACGGAGTCGGTTGTCAACGAAGTAGCAAACCAACATTGTCATTTCCCAGGTCCAGGTCCGTTCCCACCTGGCCCAACTCCGTTCCCGTTGGGATATTAA
- a CDS encoding ribonuclease H-like domain-containing protein: MSMKQKLARWKEQLASRHGASPEHADSPALEQGSLEIPFLDEWRNKQVQPFFFDEDYCLIREVVYPLDYRHGRYQLGELHHVHQRWQSAPFDHPLSCKGFEASDLFFFDTETTGLSSGTGHVIFLLGHARVYADRVVVRQHFLPHPGAEVALYQSFLSEVDYTTLVTYNGKAFDWPKVKTRHTLIRDAVPKLPAFGHFDLYHASRRMWKQKLESVRLSEVEKEILQVERKEDVPGFLAPMMYADFLSTPHPDRIFPVFRHNEHDILSLICLYIHLSNQLLDALGLDDALEQLETARWLESLGETAVAKLVYHHVSEKETKEAWQAKWQLSLLYKKEKRYEEAKAIWLELWEHGSDAWKVKAGLELAKAYEHYFRDVYEAYRYATRAYERWKTLFRTYKQGDAAKESEWTKRIERLRGKLDRNISLASAKCDRK, encoded by the coding sequence ATGTCAATGAAGCAAAAACTAGCGAGATGGAAGGAGCAGCTGGCATCCCGCCATGGCGCCTCTCCCGAACATGCAGACTCCCCTGCTTTAGAGCAGGGCAGCCTGGAAATTCCGTTTTTGGATGAATGGCGAAATAAGCAAGTGCAGCCGTTCTTTTTTGACGAGGATTACTGCCTCATCCGCGAAGTGGTATACCCGCTCGATTATCGGCACGGCCGCTACCAGCTTGGAGAATTGCATCATGTCCATCAGCGGTGGCAGTCTGCACCTTTTGACCATCCGCTTTCCTGCAAAGGATTTGAAGCGAGCGATTTATTTTTCTTTGATACGGAAACAACCGGGCTTAGCAGCGGAACAGGGCATGTCATTTTTTTGCTCGGCCATGCCCGCGTGTACGCCGACCGGGTTGTCGTTCGGCAGCATTTTTTGCCGCATCCGGGGGCGGAAGTGGCTTTATACCAAAGTTTCCTGTCGGAAGTCGATTATACAACGCTCGTTACCTATAACGGGAAAGCGTTCGATTGGCCGAAAGTAAAAACGCGACATACGCTGATTCGAGATGCCGTTCCAAAGCTGCCTGCGTTCGGCCATTTCGATTTATATCATGCCTCAAGGAGAATGTGGAAACAAAAACTCGAATCGGTTCGCCTTTCTGAAGTGGAAAAAGAAATATTGCAAGTGGAGCGGAAAGAAGATGTCCCTGGCTTTTTGGCGCCGATGATGTATGCCGATTTCCTGTCTACGCCGCATCCAGACCGCATTTTTCCGGTTTTCCGGCATAACGAGCATGATATTTTATCGCTAATTTGCCTTTATATTCATTTATCCAATCAGTTATTGGACGCCTTAGGGCTAGACGATGCGCTCGAGCAGCTGGAAACGGCGCGCTGGCTGGAATCGTTAGGAGAGACAGCTGTCGCCAAGCTGGTGTACCATCATGTCAGCGAAAAGGAAACAAAAGAAGCGTGGCAGGCAAAATGGCAGCTGTCGCTTTTATATAAAAAAGAAAAACGGTACGAAGAGGCCAAAGCGATTTGGCTGGAACTATGGGAGCATGGAAGCGACGCGTGGAAGGTAAAAGCCGGATTGGAGCTGGCTAAGGCGTATGAACATTATTTCCGCGATGTTTATGAAGCTTATCGCTACGCTACCCGCGCCTATGAACGGTGGAAAACGCTATTCCGCACGTATAAACAAGGAGATGCCGCCAAAGAGTCGGAGTGGACGAAACGGATCGAGCGCCTCAGGGGGAAATTAGATAGAAATATTTCCTTGGCAAGCGCAAAATGTGACAGAAAATAA
- a CDS encoding DEAD/DEAH box helicase has product MKKKNLHELIDQLRKDPNVVYWHEIEPQEANTVPMPDSLDVRLKAALEKRGIASLYTHQAAAYEAVRNGKHIVAVTPTASGKTLCYNLPVLQTIVEAEHSRALYLFPTKALAQDQKSELNEIIEEMGVPIYSYTYDGDTAPGIRQKIRQAGHIVITNPDMLHSAILPHHTKWVSLFENLRYVVIDELHTYRGVFGSHVANVIRRLKRICSFYGSKPIFICTSATIANPKELAERLTGESMTLIDNNGAPRGRKHFVFYNPPVVHPSFNIRKSATMEVNRLAKQFLENGIQTIVFARSRVRVELILSHLQELVKDRLGPKTIRGYRGGYLPKERREIEKGLRSGEIIGVVSTNALELGVDIGQLQACIMTGYPGTVASTWQQAGRAGRRHGDSIVIMVASSNPIDQYIVRHPEYFLDRSPETARINPDNMLILVDHLKCAAYELPFRQGEKFGGLEVEEVLEFLAEQKVLHYRAGKWYWMNDAFPAHNISLRSASQENVVIIDISETANHRVIGEMDRFSAMTLLHEEAIYLHEGVQYQVEKLDWEEKKAYVREVNVEYFTDANLAVQLHVLEEDRSVQRRQLSLHYGEVSVRAMATIFKKIKLSTFENIGSGPIHLPEEELHTSATWIELGEELSDIDAPLLEQVLIGISNVLRHLVPMFVMCDRSDIYVVPQIKAPHSGRPTIFVYDRYPGGVGLSEAVFERYDEMMEKVKQWVENCPCESGCPSCIGIVEGQHRLAKQRIIAFLQQLLANEKG; this is encoded by the coding sequence GTGAAGAAAAAGAACTTACATGAATTAATCGACCAATTGCGCAAAGATCCAAATGTTGTGTATTGGCATGAAATCGAGCCGCAGGAAGCCAATACGGTTCCAATGCCAGATAGCCTGGACGTGCGCCTCAAAGCGGCGCTTGAAAAGCGAGGCATCGCTTCACTTTACACCCATCAGGCGGCGGCGTACGAGGCGGTGCGAAACGGTAAGCATATTGTCGCCGTGACGCCGACGGCTTCCGGGAAAACGCTTTGCTATAATTTGCCTGTGCTACAGACGATCGTCGAAGCGGAACATAGCCGCGCGCTTTATTTATTTCCGACGAAAGCGCTCGCCCAAGACCAAAAAAGCGAATTGAATGAAATCATTGAAGAAATGGGCGTGCCGATTTACAGCTATACGTATGATGGAGATACCGCTCCAGGCATTCGCCAAAAAATTCGCCAGGCGGGCCATATTGTCATTACCAATCCTGATATGCTTCATTCGGCGATTTTGCCGCATCATACGAAATGGGTGTCCTTATTTGAAAACTTGCGCTATGTTGTCATCGATGAGCTCCATACGTACCGCGGCGTGTTTGGCAGCCATGTGGCCAACGTCATCCGCCGCTTAAAGCGCATCTGTTCGTTTTACGGAAGCAAACCGATCTTTATTTGCACATCGGCGACGATTGCCAATCCGAAAGAACTGGCCGAACGTCTGACGGGAGAATCAATGACATTAATTGATAACAACGGGGCGCCGCGAGGAAGAAAACATTTTGTTTTTTATAATCCGCCGGTTGTCCACCCGTCTTTTAATATTCGCAAAAGCGCGACGATGGAAGTGAACCGGTTGGCAAAACAGTTTTTGGAAAATGGCATTCAAACGATTGTCTTCGCCCGCAGCCGCGTGCGCGTCGAGTTGATTTTAAGCCATTTGCAGGAGCTGGTGAAAGACCGGTTGGGACCGAAAACGATTCGCGGCTATCGCGGCGGTTATTTGCCGAAAGAAAGACGGGAGATCGAAAAAGGGTTGCGCAGCGGGGAAATTATCGGAGTGGTGAGTACGAACGCGCTTGAACTTGGCGTCGATATCGGCCAGCTGCAAGCATGCATCATGACCGGTTATCCTGGCACCGTAGCGAGCACGTGGCAGCAGGCCGGACGGGCGGGAAGACGCCATGGCGATTCCATCGTCATTATGGTGGCGAGCTCCAATCCGATTGACCAATACATTGTGCGGCATCCGGAATATTTCTTGGACCGTTCTCCGGAGACGGCGCGCATCAACCCGGATAACATGCTGATTCTCGTCGATCATCTCAAATGCGCAGCATATGAACTTCCTTTCCGACAAGGGGAAAAGTTTGGCGGCCTCGAAGTGGAAGAAGTGCTGGAGTTTTTGGCAGAGCAAAAAGTCTTGCACTATCGCGCCGGCAAATGGTATTGGATGAACGATGCGTTTCCGGCCCATAACATCAGCCTGCGCTCCGCCTCGCAGGAAAATGTCGTCATTATCGATATTTCCGAAACGGCGAACCATCGTGTCATCGGCGAAATGGACCGTTTCAGCGCAATGACATTGCTGCATGAGGAAGCGATTTATCTTCATGAAGGGGTGCAATATCAAGTAGAGAAGCTCGATTGGGAAGAAAAGAAGGCGTATGTCCGCGAAGTGAACGTAGAATATTTCACGGATGCCAATTTAGCGGTGCAGCTTCATGTTCTAGAAGAGGACCGCAGCGTGCAAAGGCGGCAGTTAAGCCTGCATTATGGCGAGGTTTCTGTAAGGGCGATGGCGACGATCTTTAAAAAAATCAAATTATCGACATTTGAAAACATCGGTTCCGGACCGATTCATTTGCCGGAAGAAGAGCTGCATACATCGGCGACATGGATCGAGCTGGGAGAAGAGCTGTCTGATATCGACGCGCCGCTGCTCGAGCAGGTCTTGATTGGCATATCGAATGTTCTCCGTCATCTTGTTCCGATGTTTGTCATGTGCGACCGGTCGGATATTTATGTCGTGCCGCAAATAAAAGCACCGCATTCGGGAAGGCCGACGATTTTTGTTTATGACCGTTATCCGGGCGGGGTCGGTTTATCGGAAGCCGTTTTTGAACGGTATGATGAAATGATGGAAAAAGTGAAGCAATGGGTGGAAAACTGCCCGTGTGAAAGCGGCTGTCCTTCTTGCATCGGCATTGTCGAGGGACAGCACCGTTTGGCGAAACAGCGCATCATTGCCTTTTTGCAACAATTGCTAGCCAATGAGAAAGGATGA
- a CDS encoding IclR family transcriptional regulator, translating into MEKENIVKSVSRALHIIDIVSSKKDGLGVTEIANQMDINKSSVYRILSTLVQYGYIEQDKETERYKLGYKFLEMSSKLLESIDLRKEAKPYLRELEKETNEVIHLVVYDQGEVIYIEKLEGTETLRMHSKVGKRAPMHCTAVGKAILAHLPPRVALEILDRKGLPKHTDFTITDKNEFLKELEKVKQKGYALDLEENEYGIRCIAVPIFDYSGSVIAAVSISGPTIRMTDERIQTLQERIQMIGKQISARLGYRQNKPVQS; encoded by the coding sequence ATGGAAAAAGAAAATATAGTAAAATCTGTAAGTCGGGCATTGCATATTATTGATATCGTCAGTTCAAAAAAAGATGGGCTAGGCGTCACCGAAATCGCAAATCAAATGGATATTAATAAAAGTTCCGTCTATCGTATTTTATCAACTCTTGTTCAGTATGGCTATATCGAGCAAGATAAAGAGACCGAGCGGTATAAACTTGGTTATAAATTTTTAGAAATGAGTTCCAAATTGCTTGAATCGATTGACTTACGGAAAGAAGCAAAACCGTATTTACGGGAGTTGGAAAAAGAAACGAATGAAGTCATTCATCTTGTCGTGTATGACCAAGGCGAGGTCATTTATATCGAAAAGTTAGAGGGAACAGAGACGTTGCGCATGCATTCCAAAGTAGGAAAACGGGCGCCAATGCATTGCACCGCTGTCGGAAAAGCGATTCTTGCCCATTTGCCGCCCCGTGTGGCATTAGAGATCCTCGATCGAAAAGGCTTGCCCAAGCATACCGATTTTACGATTACGGACAAAAATGAATTTCTTAAAGAATTAGAGAAAGTAAAACAAAAAGGATATGCGTTGGATTTAGAGGAAAATGAATATGGCATTCGCTGCATCGCTGTCCCGATTTTCGATTACTCTGGCAGCGTGATCGCCGCCGTCAGCATCTCCGGCCCGACGATTCGCATGACAGACGAACGCATTCAAACATTGCAGGAACGCATTCAGATGATCGGCAAACAAATATCCGCTCGGCTCGGATATCGGCAAAATAAGCCCGTCCAGTCTTAA
- a CDS encoding NAD(P)-dependent malic enzyme, with protein sequence MRNLREKSLFVHQQAKGKLRVDVKVRVENKDDLSVIYSPGVAEPCKVIHANPDLIYEYTMKGNFVAVVSDGSSVLGLGNIGASAAMPVMEGKAALFKAFAGIDAVPLCINTNDPEQIVQTIKLLEPTFGGVNLEDIAAPNCFLIEERLKQELSIPVFHDDQHGTAIVTAAGLTNALKVVQKSLSECKVVINGAGAAGIAIARLLLSMGVGDIILCDSKGAIYENRPYGMNAMKEALAKQTNRGRAQGTLKDVIKGADIFIGVSVAGALTPEMVRSMNDNAIVFALANPVPEIMPDDAKAAGATVVATGRSDLPNQVNNVLAFPGIFKGALQVRASEINEEMKLAAVSAIADLIGPKELTSDYVIPNPFDKRVVEAVADAVARAAIRTGVARSGDVEKEQESAI encoded by the coding sequence ATGCGGAACCTTCGGGAAAAATCGCTGTTTGTTCATCAGCAAGCAAAAGGAAAGTTGCGTGTAGATGTCAAAGTTCGCGTGGAAAATAAAGATGATTTAAGTGTAATTTATTCGCCGGGAGTGGCGGAACCATGTAAGGTGATTCATGCAAATCCTGATTTGATTTATGAGTATACGATGAAAGGCAACTTTGTGGCGGTTGTTTCCGATGGATCTTCGGTATTAGGACTAGGGAATATTGGAGCAAGCGCTGCCATGCCTGTAATGGAGGGAAAAGCCGCTTTATTTAAAGCGTTTGCCGGCATTGACGCTGTGCCGCTTTGCATTAATACGAATGATCCGGAACAAATTGTTCAGACGATAAAATTGCTTGAACCGACATTTGGCGGTGTTAATTTGGAAGACATTGCGGCGCCAAATTGCTTTTTGATCGAGGAACGCTTAAAGCAAGAATTGTCGATACCTGTATTTCATGATGACCAGCATGGAACAGCGATTGTGACAGCCGCTGGGTTAACAAATGCGCTAAAGGTCGTACAAAAGAGCCTAAGCGAGTGCAAGGTGGTCATTAACGGAGCCGGCGCCGCTGGTATCGCGATTGCGAGACTGCTTCTTTCTATGGGAGTGGGGGATATCATTTTATGCGATTCCAAAGGGGCGATTTATGAAAATCGTCCATACGGAATGAATGCAATGAAAGAAGCGCTCGCGAAGCAAACGAATCGCGGACGCGCCCAAGGAACGTTAAAAGATGTCATTAAAGGTGCCGATATATTTATTGGTGTTTCGGTCGCCGGAGCGTTAACGCCGGAAATGGTTCGCTCGATGAACGACAATGCTATTGTATTTGCTCTCGCTAACCCGGTTCCGGAAATTATGCCGGACGATGCCAAAGCTGCGGGAGCCACGGTCGTCGCAACGGGAAGATCCGATCTGCCAAATCAAGTAAATAATGTCCTCGCCTTTCCGGGAATTTTTAAAGGGGCGTTGCAAGTACGCGCTTCTGAAATTAATGAGGAGATGAAATTAGCGGCGGTTAGCGCCATTGCTGATTTAATCGGACCGAAAGAATTAACGAGTGATTATGTGATTCCAAACCCGTTTGATAAGCGTGTGGTGGAAGCAGTAGCAGACGCAGTGGCACGCGCGGCTATAAGAACGGGAGTCGCCAGAAGCGGAGATGTGGAAAAAGAACAGGAAAGCGCCATATGA